From Chryseobacterium joostei, the proteins below share one genomic window:
- a CDS encoding glycosyltransferase family 2 protein, with translation MATIYVIIVTYNAMKWAEKCFTSLRSPSLPVKCITIDNGSTDGTQEYIKTHFPEVDFIQASENLGFGKANNLGIEKAYKAGADFFYLMNQDAWIYSDSFQKILEVYSNHPDNSKIGILSPMHLDGSERKLDLHFENYLAKDLRNNRMLSDIYFGEAKEYYEISFVNAAHWCIPRNIIEKIGGFNPYFFHGAEDYEYVNRIIYFGLKTVVCTQSKVVHDTVQSFYKKEPNDKAELLKNKRLSMIMQRETKYLDLNYGYDTKREKTALLSFALKMGAKGNISEYKFYMEQYQYFSKKFKEIEAARKTSKTAQHPFLNL, from the coding sequence ATGGCTACTATCTACGTTATTATTGTGACTTACAATGCCATGAAATGGGCAGAGAAATGCTTTACCAGTTTAAGAAGTCCTTCTCTTCCTGTTAAATGTATTACCATAGACAACGGCTCTACAGATGGCACACAGGAATATATAAAAACCCATTTCCCAGAAGTAGACTTCATTCAGGCATCGGAAAATCTAGGTTTTGGAAAAGCCAATAATCTTGGAATTGAAAAAGCCTACAAAGCAGGAGCAGATTTCTTCTATCTGATGAATCAGGATGCATGGATTTACTCTGACAGTTTTCAAAAAATATTGGAGGTATACAGCAATCATCCGGACAACAGTAAAATTGGGATTCTAAGCCCCATGCACCTTGACGGAAGTGAAAGAAAACTGGATCTTCACTTTGAAAATTATTTGGCCAAGGACCTGAGAAATAACAGAATGCTTTCTGATATTTATTTTGGAGAAGCAAAAGAATACTACGAAATAAGCTTTGTGAATGCTGCACACTGGTGTATCCCAAGGAATATTATTGAAAAAATAGGAGGCTTCAATCCTTATTTCTTTCATGGTGCCGAAGATTACGAATATGTAAACCGAATCATTTATTTCGGGCTGAAAACAGTGGTATGCACCCAAAGTAAGGTCGTACATGATACTGTACAATCGTTTTACAAAAAAGAGCCTAATGATAAGGCCGAACTATTAAAGAATAAAAGGCTGTCCATGATCATGCAAAGGGAAACAAAATACCTTGACCTCAACTATGGTTATGATACCAAAAGGGAAAAGACCGCCCTCCTATCTTTTGCACTTAAAATGGGAGCTAAAGGAAATATAAGTGAGTATAAGTTTTATATGGAACAGTATCAGTATTTTTCTAAAAAATTTAAAGAAATAGAGGCTGCCAGAAAAACATCTAAGACGGCACAGCATCCGTTCCTTAATCTTTAG
- a CDS encoding Rossmann-fold NAD(P)-binding domain-containing protein — protein MIIGTGLVANSLKTADSREILFFASGVSNSLETRASEFEREFSLLKNTCAENKEKKLVYFSTLSILDQSKQNSPYVVHKKEIEQYIENNVDHYLILRIGNIVGQGGNPNTLFNFLKTQIANHNQFTLHLKARRLLLDIEDISKFINSYGLEAGNKVINISYPYYYDLKEIISSIEKKANKKGLYSEADEGDFYKVDFDEDIITFFSKISPEDYLENLTQKYI, from the coding sequence ATGATTATAGGCACAGGACTTGTCGCTAACTCATTAAAAACTGCAGATTCAAGAGAGATCCTCTTCTTCGCTTCCGGAGTTTCAAATTCGTTAGAGACACGAGCTTCAGAATTTGAAAGAGAGTTTTCACTTTTAAAGAATACGTGTGCAGAAAATAAAGAAAAGAAATTAGTCTATTTTTCAACCCTCAGTATTCTCGATCAATCCAAACAAAACAGCCCCTATGTAGTTCATAAAAAAGAAATTGAACAGTATATAGAAAACAATGTTGATCATTATCTAATCCTTAGGATCGGAAACATTGTTGGGCAAGGAGGAAATCCGAATACACTTTTTAATTTTCTCAAAACACAGATTGCCAACCATAATCAATTTACTCTGCATCTTAAAGCTAGAAGACTACTTCTGGATATTGAAGATATTTCAAAGTTCATAAATTCGTATGGCTTGGAAGCAGGCAATAAAGTGATCAATATCTCTTATCCTTATTATTATGATTTAAAGGAAATAATTAGTTCCATTGAAAAAAAGGCCAACAAGAAAGGGCTTTATTCAGAAGCGGATGAAGGGGATTTCTATAAAGTAGATTTTGATGAAGATATCATTACATTTTTCTCCAAAATAAGTCCTGAGGATTATTTGGAAAATCTAACCCAAAAGTATATCTAA
- a CDS encoding glycosyltransferase: MMKKKLKIGILASPSLSGGNNVIFEHLSHIYKRGTFELVLIFDTVVKDEELFWFDGIQKLPRLALKEAEKTHFDVLIATFWRTCYGLLHLNADHYLYFNQSVESKFYPDSDFNNQNAAESTYLLGLNVITEASWIQKYIKNNYDIDSELVLNGIRKENYSAVGESHAPKESGKLRVLIEGNIQSSFKNVPKTIEICKKSKADEIWLLTNSPIQNYEGVDRVFSNIPTHETQKIYRSCDVLVKLSTVEGMFGPPLEMFHCGGTAITYNVTGHEEYMKHEFNSLIAEMNDDARILKYINSLKDNPQKLETLKKNALQTAKEWYNWEEASLAFEIAILNCIEKKQSSKKIIHNKIQLFEHWFTETNKVSEELKQTNRQLGLKIHKKLASIWKKYKR, encoded by the coding sequence ATGATGAAAAAAAAATTAAAAATAGGAATCCTTGCCTCCCCCTCCCTTTCAGGAGGTAATAATGTTATTTTTGAACATCTTTCTCATATCTATAAAAGAGGAACTTTTGAACTGGTACTTATTTTTGACACCGTTGTTAAGGATGAGGAACTCTTCTGGTTTGATGGAATCCAAAAATTACCCAGACTTGCTTTAAAAGAAGCTGAAAAGACTCATTTTGATGTACTCATTGCAACATTCTGGCGTACCTGCTACGGACTTCTACATCTCAATGCAGATCATTATCTTTATTTTAATCAGTCTGTAGAATCTAAATTCTATCCCGATAGTGATTTTAATAATCAAAATGCTGCAGAATCCACTTATCTTTTAGGACTCAATGTAATTACAGAGGCCAGCTGGATTCAAAAGTACATTAAAAACAACTACGATATAGATTCAGAGCTTGTCCTCAACGGAATTCGCAAAGAAAACTATTCTGCAGTTGGAGAATCTCATGCTCCTAAAGAAAGTGGAAAACTGAGAGTCTTAATTGAAGGAAATATTCAGAGTAGTTTTAAGAATGTTCCAAAAACTATTGAGATTTGTAAAAAGTCCAAAGCAGATGAAATTTGGCTTTTGACTAATTCACCTATTCAGAATTACGAAGGGGTAGATAGAGTATTCTCTAACATCCCAACGCATGAAACACAGAAAATTTACCGCTCTTGTGATGTATTAGTAAAACTCAGTACTGTGGAAGGCATGTTTGGCCCCCCTTTGGAAATGTTCCATTGTGGAGGTACAGCTATCACATATAATGTAACAGGACACGAGGAATATATGAAGCATGAATTTAATTCGCTTATTGCTGAAATGAATGATGATGCAAGAATTCTTAAATACATTAATAGTTTAAAAGACAATCCACAGAAACTGGAAACGCTAAAGAAAAATGCCTTACAAACTGCTAAAGAATGGTACAATTGGGAAGAAGCTTCTCTGGCATTTGAAATAGCAATTCTGAATTGTATTGAGAAAAAGCAATCATCAAAAAAGATTATCCATAATAAAATTCAGCTGTTTGAGCACTGGTTTACAGAAACCAATAAAGTTAGTGAAGAACTTAAGCAGACCAACAGACAGCTAGGATTAAAGATTCATAAAAAACTAGCTTCAATCTGGAAAAAGTATAAAAGGTAA
- a CDS encoding glycosyltransferase family 2 protein, with product MEQPLVTIVVVSYNHSRFIKENLDSIKNQTYKNIQLIVGDDASPDHSVEVFEEWLKENNYPAEKNFHTQNTGLPTMLNECVELTKGKYIKIIAADDFLHPESIEKSVSALEGLGNEYGMSFSDTYAINNDSQIIEDIADYDAMGKKDPRIFKDELLKGNRIAALTVLAKTEVIRETGKYDTQFIVEDYYRWLKISERYLITYIPEKLAYYRLHDENISKLKAERIEREAAFLQMMFDKKGISKGSVNSIAQKYYLERKKLPEEFFSAYQAYPFHLKRLIFSIQNNVPPFLYKIANKLF from the coding sequence ATGGAACAACCATTAGTAACTATTGTTGTAGTTTCCTATAATCACTCCAGGTTTATAAAAGAAAATCTGGACAGTATAAAAAATCAAACCTACAAAAACATCCAATTAATTGTGGGTGATGATGCTTCTCCTGATCATTCGGTAGAAGTTTTTGAAGAGTGGTTAAAAGAAAACAATTACCCTGCAGAAAAAAACTTTCACACTCAAAATACGGGATTGCCCACAATGCTTAACGAGTGTGTTGAACTTACCAAGGGAAAATATATAAAGATTATTGCTGCTGATGATTTTCTACATCCGGAATCCATTGAAAAATCAGTCTCCGCCCTTGAGGGTCTGGGAAATGAATATGGGATGTCTTTTTCAGACACTTATGCGATAAATAATGACAGCCAGATCATTGAGGATATTGCAGATTATGACGCCATGGGAAAAAAAGATCCAAGGATTTTTAAGGATGAGCTATTAAAAGGGAATAGAATTGCTGCTTTAACTGTATTGGCAAAGACAGAGGTAATCAGAGAAACCGGTAAATATGACACTCAATTTATCGTAGAAGATTATTACCGTTGGCTAAAGATCAGTGAAAGGTATTTAATTACCTATATTCCTGAAAAACTGGCGTATTATCGACTGCATGACGAAAACATTTCCAAATTAAAAGCAGAAAGAATTGAAAGAGAGGCCGCTTTCCTTCAGATGATGTTTGATAAAAAAGGAATTTCAAAAGGGAGCGTAAATAGCATAGCCCAAAAGTATTATCTGGAAAGAAAAAAACTTCCGGAAGAATTCTTCAGTGCATACCAGGCTTATCCATTTCACTTAAAAAGACTTATTTTTAGTATTCAAAATAACGTCCCTCCTTTCCTCTACAAAATAGCAAATAAACTGTTCTAA
- a CDS encoding DegT/DnrJ/EryC1/StrS family aminotransferase: MIKFLDLQKINLQYQQETEEALLQTFRSGWYLQGERNKSFETNLAQYIGTKHAIGVANGLDALRLILRAYIELGIMKAGDEIIVPSNTYIASILAVSDNGLVPVLVEPELNTYNIDISKIEEKITSKTKGILIVHLQGRVVFSDQLKEIAEKHSLKIIEDNAQAIGAEWNDIKSGNLGDAAGFSFYPGKNLGALGDGGAVTTNDDDLGKTIRALANYGSNQKYVNIYKGLNSRLDELQAAVLDVKLKHIDEENNTRRIIAKRFIEEIKNPNIILPENPENENEHVWHVFVIRTAKRDELQAYLTEQGIQTIIHYPIPPHQQEAYKEWKELSFPISEKIHAEVLSLPISSVLEEEEIQMIIKTVNSF, encoded by the coding sequence ATGATTAAATTTTTAGATCTTCAAAAAATAAACTTACAATACCAACAAGAAACAGAAGAAGCCTTATTACAGACATTCCGTTCCGGATGGTATCTTCAAGGAGAAAGAAATAAAAGTTTTGAAACCAATTTAGCCCAATATATAGGAACAAAACATGCTATTGGTGTAGCTAACGGACTAGATGCGTTGCGTCTTATTCTTCGTGCCTACATAGAACTAGGGATAATGAAAGCAGGAGACGAAATCATTGTTCCCTCCAATACGTATATCGCATCTATATTAGCAGTTTCAGACAACGGTTTAGTACCGGTATTGGTAGAACCCGAACTTAACACCTACAATATTGATATTTCTAAAATTGAAGAAAAAATTACTTCAAAAACAAAAGGTATTCTTATTGTTCATCTTCAGGGAAGAGTTGTTTTTTCCGATCAGCTTAAAGAAATTGCAGAAAAACATAGTTTAAAAATCATTGAAGATAATGCTCAGGCTATCGGAGCAGAATGGAATGATATAAAATCAGGAAATCTGGGAGATGCTGCAGGATTCAGCTTTTATCCCGGAAAAAACTTGGGAGCACTAGGTGATGGTGGCGCCGTAACGACCAACGATGATGATTTGGGAAAAACCATCAGAGCTTTGGCAAACTATGGATCTAACCAAAAATATGTAAACATTTATAAAGGCTTAAACTCCAGATTAGATGAGCTACAGGCAGCTGTTTTAGATGTTAAGCTTAAGCATATTGACGAGGAGAACAATACAAGAAGAATTATAGCTAAAAGGTTTATTGAAGAAATCAAAAACCCCAATATCATTCTTCCTGAAAATCCTGAAAATGAGAATGAACATGTATGGCATGTCTTCGTTATCAGAACAGCAAAAAGAGATGAGCTTCAGGCTTACCTTACAGAACAAGGGATACAAACCATTATCCACTATCCTATTCCTCCTCACCAGCAAGAGGCATATAAGGAGTGGAAAGAACTTTCTTTCCCTATAAGTGAAAAAATTCATGCAGAAGTTTTAAGTCTTCCTATTTCCTCTGTTTTAGAAGAAGAAGAAATACAAATGATCATTAAAACGGTAAACAGCTTTTAA
- a CDS encoding HAD family hydrolase has protein sequence MNIFFDLDGTLIDSRPRLYQLFQSLVLNSELSFHQYWDLKRDKISHKEILLSKFNYSNEQYNNFEKKWMSEIELEKWLQLDTPFEGIVDLLMRLSKNHSLFVVTARQSESTALSQIKSFGWENIFTKVLVTQQQQEKHSLIKDTVEITPEDWFIGDTGKDIQTGKLLGIRTAAVLSGFLSKKSLLPYQPDIIINTVLDLNIDKITNRKL, from the coding sequence ATGAATATTTTTTTTGACCTTGATGGTACTTTAATAGATTCTCGACCAAGGCTATATCAACTATTCCAGTCATTAGTTCTCAATTCTGAATTGTCATTTCATCAATATTGGGACTTAAAGCGTGATAAAATAAGTCATAAAGAAATTCTACTTTCAAAATTTAACTATTCTAACGAGCAGTACAATAATTTTGAAAAAAAATGGATGTCGGAAATTGAACTAGAAAAATGGTTACAATTAGATACTCCTTTTGAAGGTATAGTAGACTTACTCATGCGCTTATCTAAAAATCATTCTCTATTTGTTGTAACTGCTCGCCAATCGGAAAGCACCGCTCTCTCACAAATAAAATCATTCGGCTGGGAAAATATTTTTACGAAAGTTTTAGTAACTCAACAGCAACAGGAAAAACATAGTTTAATTAAAGATACAGTAGAGATAACTCCTGAAGACTGGTTTATTGGAGATACAGGAAAAGATATTCAAACAGGCAAATTATTAGGAATCAGAACAGCTGCTGTTCTTTCTGGTTTTCTAAGTAAAAAAAGTTTACTCCCCTATCAACCAGATATTATCATAAATACTGTTCTGGATTTAAACATAGACAAAATTACAAATAGAAAGTTATAA
- a CDS encoding NAD-dependent epimerase/dehydratase family protein has product MLLLTGASGFIGKHLLSLLIEKYGRDNIVCLTSQPITECRYLLHNNYQFESDFFLKNGFQNIETIIHAGAFTPKKGSEANNIQSSNSNIFNTDKLLNASLPYLKKFIYLSTLDVYDNEEIISECTLEKPTSLYGHSKLYSEKMVESWGKENNKSVQILRIGHVYGPGEEAYQKIIPITIHNILAEKPVQIWGTGEELRSFIYIKDIVKAIAESIYLKDVGVINLVGSRAISINDLVNTIKLISNKDITIEKIAVEKKGKDFVFDSSKMNTFLLQKETSLEKGLKEEFEYMKKNKK; this is encoded by the coding sequence ATGTTACTTTTAACTGGAGCTTCGGGATTTATAGGAAAGCATTTACTTTCACTGCTGATTGAAAAATATGGTAGAGATAATATAGTATGCTTAACCTCTCAACCTATAACAGAATGTAGATATTTGTTACACAACAACTATCAGTTTGAAAGCGATTTTTTCTTAAAAAACGGATTTCAAAATATTGAAACAATAATTCATGCGGGAGCTTTCACACCCAAAAAAGGGAGTGAAGCAAATAACATTCAATCATCTAATTCAAATATATTCAATACAGATAAATTATTAAATGCCTCCTTGCCTTATCTAAAAAAATTCATTTACCTTAGTACACTTGACGTCTATGATAATGAGGAAATTATTTCTGAGTGTACTTTAGAAAAACCGACTTCACTATATGGCCATTCTAAGCTATATTCAGAAAAGATGGTAGAAAGTTGGGGGAAAGAAAATAATAAATCTGTTCAGATTTTAAGAATAGGTCATGTCTATGGTCCGGGAGAAGAGGCTTATCAGAAAATAATTCCAATAACAATTCATAATATTTTAGCAGAAAAGCCTGTTCAGATTTGGGGTACAGGAGAAGAATTACGCTCTTTTATTTATATTAAAGATATTGTTAAAGCTATTGCAGAGTCTATTTACCTGAAAGATGTAGGAGTCATAAACTTAGTCGGAAGCCGTGCTATTTCTATCAATGATTTGGTGAATACAATAAAACTAATTTCCAACAAGGATATAACGATAGAAAAAATAGCTGTTGAAAAAAAAGGAAAAGACTTTGTATTTGATAGTTCAAAAATGAATACTTTCTTGTTACAAAAAGAAACTTCTTTAGAAAAGGGGCTAAAAGAAGAGTTTGAGTACATGAAAAAAAATAAAAAATAA
- a CDS encoding ATP-grasp domain-containing protein, whose amino-acid sequence MTKILIAGAGGAPSEGVINSLLKSSKKERIIGMGSEPTDLILSNAHEVSYIPYANQPDYKASLLQILNQEKPDLIHFQNDLEIYHASMIREHIHSTGTKTFMPSHDVIDTCVHKYKTYLKCREAGVTVPENILINNEEDLKKAFSDLGDKNGNIWLRASSIGGGGKGALPTNDFSFAKGWIERYNGWGDFVAAEMLTPDTVTWLSIWHEGELVVAQTRLRKGWTHGNRTVSGVTGVTKVGQTYSDPEVDRISIATIKAVSDKPHGIFGVDMAYDKNGIPNPTEINISRFFTTVLFFTEAGLNMPEIFKDIALYNEFPQLNKKINPLQDGLLWLRGMDTQPKLIKNIQIQQLIKNL is encoded by the coding sequence ATGACTAAAATATTAATTGCAGGTGCAGGAGGTGCACCATCTGAAGGTGTAATAAACTCACTTCTTAAAAGCTCAAAAAAAGAAAGAATAATCGGCATGGGCAGTGAACCTACAGACCTTATACTATCCAATGCTCATGAAGTCTCTTATATACCTTATGCCAATCAACCTGATTATAAAGCATCATTATTACAAATATTGAATCAGGAAAAACCTGATTTAATACATTTTCAAAATGATTTAGAGATTTATCATGCCTCTATGATCAGAGAACATATTCATTCTACTGGTACCAAGACGTTTATGCCATCTCATGATGTTATAGATACTTGTGTACATAAATATAAAACCTATTTAAAATGTAGGGAAGCTGGTGTAACAGTTCCAGAAAATATCCTGATTAATAATGAAGAAGATCTAAAAAAAGCTTTTTCAGATTTGGGTGACAAAAATGGTAACATATGGCTAAGAGCTTCATCTATTGGAGGAGGAGGCAAAGGAGCGCTGCCCACAAATGACTTTTCTTTTGCAAAAGGATGGATCGAAAGATATAATGGCTGGGGAGACTTTGTTGCTGCTGAAATGCTAACACCAGATACGGTAACATGGCTCTCTATTTGGCATGAAGGTGAATTAGTAGTAGCTCAAACAAGATTAAGAAAAGGATGGACTCATGGGAATAGAACTGTTTCTGGTGTTACAGGTGTCACAAAAGTAGGTCAGACATATTCAGATCCTGAAGTAGACAGAATATCAATAGCTACTATAAAGGCTGTTTCGGATAAACCTCATGGAATTTTTGGGGTAGATATGGCCTATGACAAAAATGGCATTCCTAATCCTACAGAAATAAATATTTCAAGATTCTTTACAACAGTATTATTTTTTACAGAAGCGGGATTAAACATGCCTGAAATATTTAAAGATATTGCTTTATATAATGAATTTCCCCAATTGAATAAAAAAATAAATCCATTGCAAGATGGGTTATTGTGGTTAAGAGGTATGGATACTCAACCCAAATTAATAAAAAACATTCAGATACAACAACTAATAAAAAATTTGTAA
- a CDS encoding sugar 3,4-ketoisomerase, producing MEKSKPNIIIFDKIGSSELGYITIAEVQKNIPFDIQRVYWTYYTPQDVTRGGHAHKKLQQVIFAVSGIITFNTEDEDGNKEAFVLDHPTKGLYIPELIWRDIKFSHNAVLLCLASLPYSEDDYIRDYHEFQKLIE from the coding sequence ATGGAAAAAAGCAAACCAAATATTATTATTTTTGATAAAATAGGTTCTTCAGAATTAGGCTATATCACAATAGCCGAGGTACAAAAGAACATCCCTTTTGATATACAACGTGTTTACTGGACTTATTATACGCCACAAGACGTGACCCGTGGAGGGCACGCTCATAAAAAACTTCAACAGGTCATCTTTGCGGTATCAGGAATAATAACCTTTAACACTGAAGATGAAGATGGAAATAAGGAAGCCTTTGTTTTAGATCATCCTACCAAAGGATTATATATCCCTGAATTAATTTGGAGAGATATAAAATTTTCACACAATGCTGTACTTTTATGTTTAGCGTCTTTGCCATATAGTGAAGACGATTATATAAGGGATTATCATGAATTTCAAAAACTCATAGAATGA
- a CDS encoding ABC transporter ATP-binding protein, which yields MLALKAENISKQYRLGEVGTGTLSHDLNRLWYKVRGKEDPYLKIGETNDRASKGNSDYVWSLRDINFEIEQGDAVGIIGRNGAGKSTLLKLLSKVTKPTTGKIYTNGRIASLLEVGTGFHPEMTGRENVFLNGAILGMTRKEIKRKFDEIVDFSGVERYIDTPVKRYSSGMYVRLAFAVAAHLESEILIVDEVLAVGDADFQKKCLGKMDDVTKGQGRTILFVSHNMTAIKELCQKGILLNQGELIYNGDIQNTIIEYQKNSERQSSYIHNGSLETAIGNENIRILEFSATPAQGDFLDIESGVKIRLRFYNYKENINLDTTFELRTYEEAVVFHTGAFIAKNNSSQRKEYEVEFEIPAHLLNTGNYYFKLMFGQDQKIPLFIANEIVGFEVENVKLGDNISVLPGIIRPEFDYKIR from the coding sequence ATGCTAGCTTTAAAAGCAGAAAACATATCAAAACAGTATCGTTTGGGTGAGGTTGGAACAGGAACCCTGTCTCATGATCTCAACAGGCTTTGGTATAAAGTAAGAGGCAAAGAAGATCCCTATTTAAAAATTGGTGAAACCAATGACAGGGCTTCTAAGGGAAATTCCGATTATGTGTGGTCACTTCGGGATATTAATTTTGAAATAGAACAAGGTGACGCAGTAGGAATTATAGGTAGAAATGGAGCTGGAAAATCAACCTTACTAAAGCTTTTAAGTAAAGTAACTAAGCCTACAACGGGAAAAATATATACCAACGGAAGAATTGCCTCTCTTTTAGAGGTGGGAACAGGCTTTCATCCTGAAATGACAGGACGCGAAAATGTATTTCTAAATGGAGCCATTCTTGGAATGACCAGAAAGGAGATCAAGCGTAAATTTGATGAAATTGTAGATTTTTCAGGTGTTGAAAGATATATTGACACCCCTGTAAAAAGATACTCATCAGGAATGTATGTACGTCTTGCTTTTGCCGTTGCTGCCCACCTGGAATCTGAAATTCTTATTGTAGATGAAGTTCTTGCAGTAGGAGATGCTGATTTTCAGAAAAAATGCCTTGGTAAAATGGACGATGTTACCAAAGGACAAGGAAGAACTATTCTTTTCGTAAGTCATAATATGACCGCAATAAAAGAACTTTGTCAAAAAGGCATTCTTCTTAACCAGGGGGAACTTATTTACAACGGCGATATTCAAAACACAATCATTGAATATCAGAAAAATTCTGAAAGACAAAGTAGCTACATTCATAATGGCTCTCTAGAAACAGCGATAGGAAATGAAAACATCCGAATTTTAGAGTTCTCTGCAACTCCGGCTCAAGGCGACTTCCTAGATATTGAATCCGGAGTAAAAATCCGCTTAAGATTTTATAACTATAAAGAAAATATTAATCTGGATACTACTTTTGAACTAAGAACCTATGAAGAGGCTGTTGTCTTTCATACAGGGGCCTTTATTGCAAAAAACAATAGTTCTCAAAGAAAAGAATATGAAGTAGAATTTGAAATACCAGCTCATTTACTCAATACAGGTAATTATTATTTCAAGCTCATGTTCGGGCAGGATCAGAAAATCCCTCTTTTTATTGCCAATGAAATTGTTGGTTTTGAGGTTGAGAACGTTAAATTAGGCGATAATATTAGTGTCCTTCCTGGTATTATTAGACCTGAATTTGATTATAAAATAAGATAA
- a CDS encoding ABC transporter permease, with product MNEPQQKWTETIEADHSLFDLKLREVWRYKDLIYMFVKRDFISSFKQTILGPIWFFINPIFTTITYLIIFGKFAKLSTDGAPGIVFYLSGVTLWNYFSGALLGTTATFTGNANIFGKVYFPRLVTPLSIVISNLMRLSVQFILFFIVWAYYFFNNEISPNWWILATPLLLILMALFALGVGMIFSALTTKYKDLSMLLAFGITLYMYATPVIYPVSMLPGYFKKLAKFNPLTGIFECFKYGWLGVGDFSPVMLVVSTIIILILLVIGVVTFNKVEKTFMDTV from the coding sequence ATGAATGAACCACAACAAAAGTGGACAGAAACGATTGAAGCAGATCATTCTTTATTTGACTTAAAACTCAGAGAGGTCTGGAGATATAAGGATCTTATTTACATGTTTGTAAAGAGAGATTTTATATCTAGTTTCAAGCAAACCATTTTAGGGCCGATTTGGTTTTTTATTAATCCTATCTTTACAACTATTACCTATCTGATTATTTTTGGGAAGTTTGCCAAACTATCTACGGATGGGGCTCCTGGTATAGTATTTTATCTTTCAGGTGTAACTTTGTGGAATTATTTCTCTGGCGCCCTACTGGGTACAACAGCTACATTTACGGGAAATGCTAATATCTTTGGTAAAGTATATTTCCCAAGATTAGTTACCCCACTTTCAATTGTGATCTCAAATCTGATGCGTTTAAGTGTTCAGTTCATCTTATTTTTTATTGTCTGGGCATATTATTTCTTTAATAACGAAATTTCTCCAAACTGGTGGATTTTAGCTACTCCCCTTCTGCTAATCCTTATGGCCTTATTTGCATTAGGAGTTGGAATGATATTTTCAGCTCTTACTACAAAATATAAGGATCTAAGTATGTTATTAGCATTCGGGATAACCTTATATATGTATGCTACTCCTGTTATCTATCCCGTATCTATGCTTCCGGGATATTTCAAAAAACTGGCAAAATTTAATCCATTAACAGGTATTTTTGAATGCTTCAAGTACGGTTGGTTAGGAGTAGGAGATTTTTCTCCTGTAATGCTGGTTGTAAGTACCATTATTATTCTGATCCTGCTTGTTATTGGAGTCGTTACCTTTAACAAGGTGGAGAAAACATTTATGGACACTGTATAG